GCAATCAATCGATTATCACTATGCGGTGCAATCGGATCTCCCTCTAATGACACCGCCAAAATCGGCACCTTAGTTTTTCTAGAGCCAAGCAAGCCCTGCATTTTTAAGGACCATGCCGACATCTGTAATGCTAGGCTTTGAATATCAACCGCAGTTTTACCAAGGCGTGACCCTAATACATCGAGGTACATCTTCGGCATCCCTTTAATTTTCTCAGAGCTCGATAATGCATCGTGCACTGGTGCACCAAGTGCAACACAGGCTTTGATTCTCTTTTGCTCTAAGAAACTCAAACGAATCAGGGCATTACCACCAAACCTAAAACCAAGTAATCCCACATTCCAATGATCGATATAAGGCACTTCAGGTAGATGGTCCAAAACGGCTTTATGTAGCACACTGGCATCTTCGGTCAATGACCACTGGCTATTTTTTCCCATCGACGGCATATCTATGGTCAACATAGCAAACTCATTTGGCGCTAAGTAATCCAAAAATAGCTTCCACATATCTGTTTGTAAGCTGTCTAACCCGCCACATACGATAACCACCGGTAGCGGCCTATCTGTGTGTGGTAGATGCAAGTTAGCCTCAATACTCTTACCTTGATACGGGATTTTAAGTTGCTTAAAGGTGTACTGACTTTTTTTGGAGGCTTCTTCATACGCTTTGTTGGCCAGTACCTGAGCCTGAGATGCGAGGTTATCTCCTCGAATATGCGGATAAGCGGCGATACTAAAATAAAGACTGGCTTTATATAGCGCAAGAGATGCCTCTTCCCCCTGTAATTGTGACGCTCGCTTCTGATGCTGCATCCCTACATGAGTCCACTCGTAGGCCCAGTTTCCTTTGCGAAAACCCAGAACCGTATCAAGCACATCGTCATTGGTACGCGAGTTAGGTGAAGAGGCAATTCGCGCTAATATCTGCTCTTGCTCAATCGCATCCACCCCTTGCCAGATCCACTGCAAGCGACGAAGGTTGCGATACCACTTATGTTCAGGTCGCAGCTCTAATATGCTTTCGCTGCTCGGCATATATTGCACCAAACTAGAGGTCTCTTTAGCTTGGTGATGTTTAGCAAATAATGTTTCTGAAAGGTTCTTATTTTTTTGATCATCCATAACAAACGTTACGTTGCACCGTGGTCCTCTAAGCATAAACAAAAAATGCCTCTAAATAGAGGCATTTATTTATTTAATTCGCGTTGGCGCTACTTACGCTTACGGTTAACCGGTTCAACGTAAGTAAGTTGCATATCCCAAGGCTGTTCGATCCAAGTTTCTTGAGCGATATCTACAACGTAGTCATCTAGTAAGTCAGATCCTGACGGCTTAGCACATACCGCAATCAATTTAGCTTTAGGGTACATTTCACGTAGTTTACGTGCAGTGTCACCACTATCCACTAAGTCTTCAACAATCAGGAATCCTTCCCCGTCACCCTCTGGTGCTTTAACAACGGTCATATCTCTTTGATGATCGTGGTCATAGCTAGAGATACAGATAGTATCTACATAGCGAATCCCTAGTTCACGAGCAAGAATTGCAGCGGGTACTAAACCACCACGACTCACACCCCAGATACCTTTCCATTGTTCAGCAGGCATTTGACGAGCAGCTAACTCACGGCAGTTTTTCTGCATTTCGTCCCAGGTGATAACGTATTTTTTTGGCATAACTTGCGACCTATTTTTAAACTGACTGGATCAACCAGCCACAACAAATTTTAGGATAAAGACAGCAGACATTATCCATACACTCAATGAAACCTCACGTCCTTTACCACTTAGCAGTTTAATTGCTGCATAAGAGATAAAGCCCAATGAGATACCCTCAGCGATAGAGAAGGTTAGAGGCATCAATAAGCAAGTTACTACTACAGGCGCTGCCTCAGTAATATCTCCCCAATTAATGTTCACCAAACCAGAAAGCATAAGGATTGCTACATAGAATAGCGCACCTGCTGTCGCATATGCCGGAATCATACCCGCTAATGGAGAAAACAGCAAAGCCAGTACGAACAAAACACCAACCGTTACTGCGGTTAAACCTGTACGACCACCCGCTGCAACGCCTGCTGTTGATTCAACATAAGAGGTTGTATTTGAAGTACCTAGCAAAGCACCAATAGAGGTTGCAGTTGAGTCAGCTAGCAGTGCTTTATTTAGGCGTGGTAATTTTCCATCTTCTTTAATTAGGTTAGCTTTGCTTGCAACACCGACTAGAGTTCCAGCGGTATCAAACAAGTCAACAAACAGGAATGCAAACACGATAGAAATCATGCCAACTTCAAAAAGACCAGAGAAATCAAGCTGTAGGAATGTAGGGGCAATACTCGGCGGCATAGCCATAATGCCGTGATACTGCACATCACCAAAGATAATACCTAGGATAGTGACCACTAAAATAGCAATCATCACCGCGCCACGAATACCGCGCTGTACTAAAGCAATGGTAATGAAAAAGCCTAGAGCTGCCAACACCGCGTGCAGTGACGTTACATCCCCTAGAGAAACAAACGTAGCCGGATTTGCAACAACGATGCCTGCATTTTTTAAACCAATAAAGGCTAAGAAAAGGCCAATACCGGCTGAAATACCAGTACGTAAGGACATTGGAATTGAATTGATGATCCACTCACGAATGCGAAGTAGGCTCAACAGGATAAATAATACACCTGAAACAAATACAGCGGCTAACGCTACCTGCCACGTATGACCCATGCCCAAAACTACTGCATAGGTAAAGAAGGCATTTAAGCCCATACCTGGAGCCTGTGCAATCGGGTAGTTAGCGTAGAAACCCATGACGAAACAGCCTATTGCAGCCGCCAGACATGTCGCGACAAATACCGCACCGTGATCCATTCCAGCGTCAGCCAGCATTGCTGGATTCACAAAGATGATATAAGCCATTGTCAGGAAGGTGGTCATTCCGGCAATGATTTCAGTGCGCACATTGGTACCGTGCTCACTCAGTTTAAATAGCCTCTCCAGCATCATTAAATTCCTAAAAAAGTATAAAAGTAAACGTTTGCGTATATGAATTGAGCAGAATTATAAAGAGAACAATAACGAAATACCATACTGTAGCGTCCATTTATCAGCATATTCATCTAGACTACTACCATATAACCTCTCACAATCTATATTTAAGCCATTGTTTTAAATTAATATAAATCAAAAAAGGCGTTATTAATCTAATGTGTTTTTTTTATACTTTGTTATAAAGTTACAATCGGAAAAGCGCTCTTTTATTTATCTATAGTTATTAATTCAAGCACTTTAAATCAAATCCCTATCTAAACCCGTTCATTACTGACTCAGCACTAGTTATATACCTTGAAATCCCTGAATTTTAGGCAAAAAAAAGCCGCTCCATACAGGTGCGGCCACAAAATAAGTAATAAATTTCCAAACATAAGAGGGGGTGAACCTAGGTTCAATCACATGCTTTATGATTCGATAAACGAAACCATCAATTTGAATGATAACTAATAGCTCAACAAATGGGCCATATAATCATGATTCAAACCTTTAACATAAGTTATTCACAACAACTTATGCATAAAATAAGCATTAATACAAAAAACGTTATGTACTATTAGGGGGAGTGCATACGTCTTTTGTATTTGATGGTAAGATAATACCTTTACTGTAATTTAATTACAAGTATTTTTATTGATCATTGCTTTCTACGGCATGATTATCACCTGGGTTGGTAATTTATTTTCAATGTCGAAATAAATAACCGAACCAAAAAACGTTCAATAAACAACCAACCCCAACTAAAAACCGTGAACTTAGTGCCTGAGAGCAGCCACAAATATGGCGAATCATCGCCCAAAAACGTCATAGTTAATAGATTCACCCACTAATGGAATCTCAATCACTGTGAAATGCTACTTAGCGGTGCTATTCTGCCTGCAACTTGATTTAGGCACAGTTCTAACAAGGCATTAATATCTTTTCCTGCGAGCATGAAGGAGTATCGCATGTCTCAATTTTTGACTGAAATTACTCGCCAAACTAATAATCCAATTTGGCCTTTATTCGACAAAATTTGCTCTATCCCACATCCCTCTAAACACGAACAAGCATTAGCTGATTACATTACAAACTGGGCGCAATCACAAAACCTAGCTGTAAAGGTTGATGAAGTTGGTAACCTGATCATTAAAAAGCCTGCCACACCAGGTATGGAAGATCGTAAAGGAGTAGTTCTACAGGCTCACGTAGATATGGTTCCTCAAAAAAATGAAGATACCGAGCATGACTTTACTACCGACCCAATTAAACCTTATATCGATGGTGAATGGGTAACCGCAACCGGGACGACTCTTGGTGCTGACAATGGCATTGGTATGGCATCATGTTTGGCAGTACTTGCCTCAACTGACATTGAGCACGGCCCATTAGAAGTGCTACTAACCATAGATGAAGAAGCCGGTATGACTGGTGCTTTCGGTCTCAAGCAAGGGCTTCTTGATGGCGACATCCTACTCAACACCGACTCAGAGCAAGAAGGTGAAGTGTATATGGGATGTGCCGGTGGTATCGATGCCGGCTTTAATTTCAGCATTGAGCGCGAAATAGCAGCCAGTGAAAATACCACTAAAAAGCTTATTATTAAGGGCTTGAAAGGCGGTCACTCCGGTTGTGATATTCACACCGGTCGTGGCAATGCCAATAAACTGCTGGCGCGCTTTTTAGCCGGACACGCACAACAGCTTGATATCCAATTAATTGAAATCCGTGGTGGTAGCTTGCGTAACGCTATCCCTCGTGAAGCCTTTGCTAGCGTGTCATTGCCCCAAGAAAATGTAGCTAAGCTTGAGCTCCTATTTACTCAATACACGGATATACTAAAAGCCGAGCTCGGTAGTGTTGAAACCGACCTTGTTAGCTTTATCGAAGATAGCCAAGACGATAGCCAAGTATTTAGCAAGGCGTCACAACAAAGATTGATCGCTGCTTTAAATGCTTGTCCAAATGGTGTCATTCGTATGAGTGATGACATCCAAGGCGTTGTAGAGACCTCGCTAAACCTTGGTGTGATTACAACCGAACAAAACAGTGTGCGTGCATTATGCTTGATTCGCTCTCTAATTGATTCTGGTCGTTCACAAGTAGAGAGCATGCTAAGTTCTGTTGCCACACTTGCTGGTGCCAAGATTAGCTTCTCTGGTGCGTATCCAGGCTGGAAGCCGGATGCAGACTCAGAAATAATGGGGGTATTCCGTGATATGTACCAAGGCATCTATGGTCACAAACCAAATATCATGGTAATTCATGCCGGTCTTGAGTGTGGCCTATTTAAAGAACCTTATCCAAACATGGATATGGTGTCATTTGGCCCAACGATTAAATTCCCCCACTCACCTGATGAGAAGGTAAAGATCGATACCGTTGATCTATTCTGGGAACAAATGGTTGCGCTATTAAAGCACATCCCTAAAAAAGCGTAACAGCCCTTAAGATCAAAAATGCCGAGCATGAATGCTCGGCAT
Above is a genomic segment from Vibrio gallicus containing:
- the frsA gene encoding esterase FrsA, whose translation is MDDQKNKNLSETLFAKHHQAKETSSLVQYMPSSESILELRPEHKWYRNLRRLQWIWQGVDAIEQEQILARIASSPNSRTNDDVLDTVLGFRKGNWAYEWTHVGMQHQKRASQLQGEEASLALYKASLYFSIAAYPHIRGDNLASQAQVLANKAYEEASKKSQYTFKQLKIPYQGKSIEANLHLPHTDRPLPVVIVCGGLDSLQTDMWKLFLDYLAPNEFAMLTIDMPSMGKNSQWSLTEDASVLHKAVLDHLPEVPYIDHWNVGLLGFRFGGNALIRLSFLEQKRIKACVALGAPVHDALSSSEKIKGMPKMYLDVLGSRLGKTAVDIQSLALQMSAWSLKMQGLLGSRKTKVPILAVSLEGDPIAPHSDNRLIALSSQYGKAVQIPCENLSQGYEKSLDLAIEWMITELKS
- the gpt gene encoding xanthine phosphoribosyltransferase produces the protein MPKKYVITWDEMQKNCRELAARQMPAEQWKGIWGVSRGGLVPAAILARELGIRYVDTICISSYDHDHQRDMTVVKAPEGDGEGFLIVEDLVDSGDTARKLREMYPKAKLIAVCAKPSGSDLLDDYVVDIAQETWIEQPWDMQLTYVEPVNRKRK
- a CDS encoding NCS2 family permease, translated to MLERLFKLSEHGTNVRTEIIAGMTTFLTMAYIIFVNPAMLADAGMDHGAVFVATCLAAAIGCFVMGFYANYPIAQAPGMGLNAFFTYAVVLGMGHTWQVALAAVFVSGVLFILLSLLRIREWIINSIPMSLRTGISAGIGLFLAFIGLKNAGIVVANPATFVSLGDVTSLHAVLAALGFFITIALVQRGIRGAVMIAILVVTILGIIFGDVQYHGIMAMPPSIAPTFLQLDFSGLFEVGMISIVFAFLFVDLFDTAGTLVGVASKANLIKEDGKLPRLNKALLADSTATSIGALLGTSNTTSYVESTAGVAAGGRTGLTAVTVGVLFVLALLFSPLAGMIPAYATAGALFYVAILMLSGLVNINWGDITEAAPVVVTCLLMPLTFSIAEGISLGFISYAAIKLLSGKGREVSLSVWIMSAVFILKFVVAG
- a CDS encoding aminoacyl-histidine dipeptidase — protein: MSQFLTEITRQTNNPIWPLFDKICSIPHPSKHEQALADYITNWAQSQNLAVKVDEVGNLIIKKPATPGMEDRKGVVLQAHVDMVPQKNEDTEHDFTTDPIKPYIDGEWVTATGTTLGADNGIGMASCLAVLASTDIEHGPLEVLLTIDEEAGMTGAFGLKQGLLDGDILLNTDSEQEGEVYMGCAGGIDAGFNFSIEREIAASENTTKKLIIKGLKGGHSGCDIHTGRGNANKLLARFLAGHAQQLDIQLIEIRGGSLRNAIPREAFASVSLPQENVAKLELLFTQYTDILKAELGSVETDLVSFIEDSQDDSQVFSKASQQRLIAALNACPNGVIRMSDDIQGVVETSLNLGVITTEQNSVRALCLIRSLIDSGRSQVESMLSSVATLAGAKISFSGAYPGWKPDADSEIMGVFRDMYQGIYGHKPNIMVIHAGLECGLFKEPYPNMDMVSFGPTIKFPHSPDEKVKIDTVDLFWEQMVALLKHIPKKA